In one Lolium rigidum isolate FL_2022 chromosome 3, APGP_CSIRO_Lrig_0.1, whole genome shotgun sequence genomic region, the following are encoded:
- the LOC124698018 gene encoding uncharacterized protein LOC124698018, translating into MYETKSLSLFKSQPEAASRPPPEGRNSGYLVVKGDEDGDDDETCCWGHCGGTRVRDLPFPQDRVLTLRYTEHHGQSSRTYTDSVVFVPIPDAPLASNRYYAVVATGKRKGLVRTCSSEEDMTPCCFCRCISDVKPRPFDPADVYQQIEIIQRRRGRFTAKAVAADGFPHFLYRKKYWRVYATKTKNHFDLGDAPGINAALRSRQLADASLPTAMSTAIGKWYCPFYLVKEDGVSPSEQMDRGPFYEVALEQHWEQIHVGSNLHSTRVLFGGSLEARQVVSSGAERHGDGYVWFRAAAGQSVGVCASVWERMRWEEYRGGWVDEEEEAGTVAGRSVLVERFIVKRMDGSVVVAFDFMHLNKIRGKQE; encoded by the coding sequence ATGTACGAGACCAAGTCGCTGTCCCTCTTCAAGAGCCAACCGGAGGCAGCATCCCGACCGCCGCCGGAGGGCCGGAACTCAGGCTACCTCGTGGTGAAGGGCGACGAGGACGGGGACGACGACGAGACGTGCTGCTGGGGGCACTGCGGCGGGACGCGCGTGCGGGACCTCCCGTTCCCGCAGGACCGCGTCCTCACGCTCCGCTATACGGAGCACCACGGGCAGAGCAGCAGAACCTACACTGACTCCGTCGTCTTCGTTCCCATCCCCGACGCGCCCCTCGCCTCCAACCGCTACTACGCCGTCGTCGCCACGGGGAAGCGCAAGGGGCTTGTCAGGACGTGCTCGAGCGAGGAGGACATGACCCCGTGCTGCTTCTGCCGCTGCATCAGCGACGTGAAGCCGCGCCCGTTCGACCCGGCCGACGTCTACCAGCAGATCGAGATCATTCAGCGCCGTCGGGGGAGGTTCACGGCGAAGGCCGTGGCCGCCGACGGCTTCCCGCACTTCCTCTACCGCAAGAAGTACTGGCGCGTGTACGCCACCAAGACCAAGAACCACTTCGACCTCGGCGACGCGCCGGGCATCAACGCGGCGCTCCGGTCGCGCCAGCTCGCCGACGCGAGCCTACCGACGGCGATGTCAACGGCTATCGGGAAATGGTACTGCCCGTTCTATCTCGTCAAAGAAGACGGCGTGTCCCCGTCGGAGCAGATGGACCGCGGCCCCTTCTACGAGGTGGCGCTAGAGCAGCACTGGGAGCAGATCCACGTCGGCTCGAATCTGCACAGCACGAGGGTGCTCTTTGGCGGGAGCCTGGAGGCGAGGCAGGTGGTGTCGAGCGGCGCCGAGCGGCACGGCGACGGCTACGTGTGGTTCAGGGCAGCGGCCGGGCAGAGCGTGGGTGTGTGCGCCAGCGTGTGGGAGAGGATGAGGTGGGAGGAGTACAGGGGCGGGTgggtcgacgaggaggaggaggccgggacgGTGGCCGGCCGGTCGGTGCTGGTGGAGAGGTTCATCGTCAAGAGGATGGACGGGAGCGTCGTGGTGGCCTTTGACTTTATGCATCTCAACAAGATCAGAGGAAAGCAGGAGTGA